One genomic region from Balaenoptera acutorostrata chromosome 1, mBalAcu1.1, whole genome shotgun sequence encodes:
- the LOC103018348 gene encoding hypoxanthine-guanine phosphoribosyltransferase-like, which yields MHVTIPSIVISGDEPGYDLDLFCIPNHYAEDLEKVFIPHGLIIDRTEGLAQDVMKEMGGRHIVALCVLKEGYKFFADLLDYIKALNRNSDRSILTTVDFIRLKSYCNDQSTGDIKIIGGDDLSTLTGKNVLIVEDTIDTDKTMQTLLSLVKQHNPKMVKVASLLVKMTPQSVGYRPDFVGFEIPDKFVVGYALDYNKYFRDLNHVCVISETGKAKYKA from the exons atgcacgtgacaat CCCCAGCATCGTGATTAGTGGTGATGAACCAGGTTATGACCTAGATTTATTTTGTATACCTAATCATTATGCTGAGGATTTGGAAAAGGTATTTATTCCTCATGGACTAATTATAGACAGGACCGAAGGGCTAGCTCAAGATGTGATGAAGGAGATGGGAGGCCGTCACATCGTGGCCCTCTGTGTGCTCAAGGAGGGCTATAAATTCTTTGCTGACCTGCTGGATTACATCAAAGCACTGAACAGAAATAGTGATAGATCTATACTTACGACTGTAGATTTTATCAGACTGAAAAGCTACTGTAATGACCAGTCAACAGGTGACATAAAAATAATTGGTGGAGATGATCTCTCAACTTTAACTGGAAAGAATGTCTTGATTGTTGAAGATACAATTGACACTGACAAAACAATGCAAACCTTGCTTTCCTTGGTCAAGCAGCATAATCCAAAGATGGTCAAGGTTGCAAGCTTGCTGGTGAAAATGACCCCTCAAAGTGTTGGATATAGACCAGACTTTGTTGGATTTGAAATTCCAGACAAGTTTGTTGTAGGATATGCCCTTGACTATAATAAATACTTCAGGGATTTGAATCATGTTTGTGTCATTAGCGAAACtggaaaagcaaaatacaaagcCTAA